TTTCAGCACAACTTGCTTTCACTTCCACCATATCGTCGCTGCGATCAAGATCAACGCTTTCCACTTTTGTTTCTTCGCGCACTTTCGCGCCATGTGTGCGTGCGTGATCGAGCAGCATCTTGTCGAAATCGGCACGTACCACGTGAAAGGAAAGATAACTTTCATCGGGAATGATATTACGGAAACACCAGGTAGAACTTTTCGTTCCGTTGCTGTTCACAAAACGCGCCCCGGGTTTGCGCACAAATCTTTTTTTCATTTCTTCAAAAACGCCGAGCTCTTTGAAAAGAGAATAACAGAATGGAAGAAGCGATTCGCCTACGTGCTGGCGCGGGAATTTTTCACGCTCAAGAACAAGAACGGAATATCCTTTCCAGCGAAGGTAAATTGCAGCCGACGAACCGGTAGGCCCTCCGCCAATAATAATGAAGTCGTAAAGTTTTTCGGCCATAAGGAAATGTTGTTTCTAAGATAGAAGAAAATGTGTGAATGAGAAAATGTGCGAATTAGAAAATGTGCGATCACAGGCGATACGATGATCTTTATTTTTTTTGAATATCCTCATCTCAATAATCACTTTCCTCCAAAATCCAGCGTCGGCAAAAATTCAGGTAACTCCCTTTTTTTTGTCGCCTGCTCAAATGAGTAAGCGAGATTGAAAAGCATTCCTTCCGAATAAGCGCCGGCGATAAAAGAAAATCCTATTGGTAAATGATGCACTTTCCCCATGGGCACGGTGATGTGCGGGTAACCAGCGCGCGCGGCGGGCGGGCAGAAATAAAATCCGGTATCGTAATCACCATTCACAAGATCGATGCAATTCGGAAGCCCAATGCTGGTTCCGCAAATGGCGTGCAATTTATTCAGGGAAATAATATCATCGATCATTTTCCGCGTACTTTTCGATCTTGCAAGTGCATCAATATATTCTTTGCTATCGAGTCCGCCTTTCGCATTGCTGCTCTCGAGAATTTCCTGTTTGAAATACGGCATCGCTTTCGGTTCATTCTGCCTGTTGAATTCAATAACGTCGGCGAGCGATTTTACTTTTGCATTTGCGGTAGAAAGATATTTATTGAGGCCGTCTTTGAATTCGTATTGCAGAACGGTCAACTCTGCGTCGGAACTTTCATTTACCGCTTTCAATAAATCAACTTCTACAACTGTTGCGCCTTTTGCTTTCAGAATATCAATAGCTTTTTTGTACAATGCAACAATGTCCTCATTTCCTTCGAGAAAAGATTTTTCAATTCCAATATTTTTTCCGCGCAAACCATCTTCATTAAGAAACTGCGTGTAATCTTTCACTGCAATGGCATAACTCTCCTTCGTTACCGCATCTTCGTCATCCACTCCGGTGAGTGCGGACAGAAGAATTGCGGCATCTTTCACGGTTCTCGCCATTGGCCCGGCAGTATCCTGTGTTTTTGAGATCGGAATAATTCCGCCGCGACTCAATAAACCAACGGTTGGTTTCATTCCTACAATTCCACAAAAGGAAGAAGGAGCAACAACAGAACCGTCTGTTTCTGTTCCGATCGCAACGGCGCAGAGATTTGCTGCAACCGCTGCCGCCGAACCGGAGCTTGATCCGCATGGGCTGCGA
This DNA window, taken from Bacteroidota bacterium, encodes the following:
- a CDS encoding amidase, coding for MNRRKFLRSTSLAGLAVSSLGTVPLDAKNKISENGISSSNAKDFELNENTIDELQKKMISGDHTSRSIVELYLKRIDEIDKNGILLHAIIELNPDALSIADERDKERKANKLRGPLHGIPVLIKDNINTGDKMMTTAGALAMAGNIVSKDAFIIKKLRDAGAVLLGKTNLSEWANFRSTHSSSGWSSRGGQTKNPCVLDRSPCGSSSGSAAAVAANLCAVAIGTETDGSVVAPSSFCGIVGMKPTVGLLSRGGIIPISKTQDTAGPMARTVKDAAILLSALTGVDDEDAVTKESYAIAVKDYTQFLNEDGLRGKNIGIEKSFLEGNEDIVALYKKAIDILKAKGATVVEVDLLKAVNESSDAELTVLQYEFKDGLNKYLSTANAKVKSLADVIEFNRQNEPKAMPYFKQEILESSNAKGGLDSKEYIDALARSKSTRKMIDDIISLNKLHAICGTSIGLPNCIDLVNGDYDTGFYFCPPAARAGYPHITVPMGKVHHLPIGFSFIAGAYSEGMLFNLAYSFEQATKKRELPEFLPTLDFGGK